TCAGGTCTAAAGAGAGGTACAGTTTTTAGGTTTCCAGGGGTCTGCCAAATTCACCCACGGACCTAACACAACATCAGCTAGAGCCTTCCTCACCTCCATAATGGATTACCATGTGCTAGAAGCATCAAAGGTCTCGAGACAGTGAGCAACCAACAACCCCTTGCTTGAAATGGAGCAAGGAAATGCACACAGCCCAAATGCTACTTTTTTAAGGGAACAAGGGAACCAAGTTCAGATAAGTGCCAATGACACACTAAAATAATTTGAAAGCCTGCACAGGCTGCACTTTTGTAAATCTAAAATGTGAATGCGGGCATGGTTGCTGCCCAAATGAGAGCTTCAATTGAGGAGGAAACCTGGTGGTACAACTCTGTTTAGAACCTTTAACTCTAATAAGCATATATATGTAGCCAGTTTTATCAATGGAGGTAAAAGAAAATTCTTCAAAAGCCATTACTGAAGTAACTGAGCATTGTGATtcacgaataaacagcaaaacaTAACTCATATCCTCTGAATAACTAACCTATTATAAAACTGTTCTGTTATCcccaaaagaagaagataaaaaagatCTATCCCCAAAAGTTTTATGCCAAGACTTCTCAAATCTCAACTATTAGTAATCTTAAACAATTGCATTGGCAGCACTAGCAATCCTTGGCCATAGATCAGCACATTCTTTTCCAATTGGTCCGGTAATTGCAGATCCTACAAATATGACAAGGGCAAAAGGAATTAACATAAAAATCATAGTCATATAAGAATCAAAAAGAGCGTAAAGTGTTATAGTGGTGGACATTAGTCAAAAAGCCAAAATATTTTGTAACAGTTGCAACATTTACAGGTTCCAGCATGCAGAAGAAACATCAATATGCAACTATTTGCAAGAACAAGTAGTACCTTTCATTTCTCCCTTGGGATTCACAATAACTCCGGCATTATCTGCATTTGAAAGGTTCATCAGACGTAAGAAGATAGCACAACAATTTTGAAGTACATGGAAACAACATAAAGTACATTTCAATAAAACTGGATTCCCCAAATGAGGTAGCATATTCAGCTGAATCAAAACTCTCATACATCAACTTGTGCAACCATTGGTATTACTAGTGCAAGTTAAATACATCAACTTGTGCAACCATTGGTATTGCTAGTGCAAGTTAAAACACAATTCACGAGTGATAACCATACAACAACACAAGTAGGTGAACAATCGGTGAACATCCTAGATTAAAATAGGTACAAAAATAAGTTAGCAACCAGTGAACATCCTAGATTCAATTATGTCAGAACCCTCATATCAACTTGTGCAACCATTATTCAACATAAACTGAAATCCCGCCACAAACTAACAAATTACAGACACATTATGGTTCCTTGGACAAGTCACCCATTATGTCAGAACCCTCATATCAACTTGTGCAACCATTATTCAACATAAACTGAAATCCCGCCACAAACTAACAAATTACAGACACATTATGGTTCCTTGGACAAGTCACCCGCAGTTTCTATGTGATACCAATAACGCTCCCAGAAGAAGCACATCCTAAATTAACTCAGTGTACCTAGCAAACTCATTTAGCAAGGGCATAAAACTGAATACAAAAATAAGTTAGCAACCAGTGAACATCCTAGATTCAATTATGTCAGAACTCAACATAAATTAAATCCACAAACTTAAAAATTACAAACACACTGTAATTCCTTGTACCAGTCAAGCGCAGCTGCTATGTTCCCAAAAGAAAGTGTATCCAATGGCAACCTCAATGACATAAAATTaagaatttcttcatcaaaaataGGTAAAGCAACAAAGTTATGATCATTCAGATCTATTAAACTACACAatcttcattcatattttttgGCTAGTCCAATAACAAAACAAAACATCACAAAACTAGCCTAAAATACCCCCAAAacatgaaaccctaaaaaaatatagAGAAGTGAGATCTGATAATCATACCTTCAAAGTACATGAAAACACCATCCTTACGGCGCCAAGCTTTACGTTGTCTAACAATCACAGCAGGCATAACCTTCTTCCTAAGATCAGGTTTACCTTTCTTAACAGTAGCCATAACCATATCACCAACACAAGCTGATGGCAACCTATTAAGACGACCCTTAATACCCTTAACAGAAATGATGTAAAGATTCTTAGCTCCAGTGTTATCAGCACAATTCACTGTTGCAGCTACTGGAAGACCTAATGACATCCTGAACTTACTTCCTGCCGTTCCTCCCCTACCTGAAAAAACCAAACCAAATCAAAGacaacaaaaattaatcaattgaAACGGTGATATACATCTTGATTTGCAGAAACCCTGAGAAAATGATGTCGAGAGGTGACTTACGCTTGGCCATTTCGAGAGTAGAAGCGAGACGGCTGTGTTGCCCTGTAGGTCTGTGTTTTGAGAAAGAACactaaaaatttagggtttttgcgGTTTAAATACGGAGAATATCTTACGGGGACGTGTAGGGCAGGGGCCGCAGGGCACACTATGTTAGGGAGACTCCTAGGCCCCAACTCTCGAGTCCAAATCCTACATCTATATTATAAGGAAGAAGGAGACTCCTAGGCCCTAACTCTCGAGTCTAAATCCTACATCTATATTATAAGGAAGAAGGCTGTCTGTCTATGGGTCAATTAGGATCATTGATTTCGGTCATCCTACCACAGGTATCGGTTAATGAGGGTTTGACTTTGAGtcaaaggtggtcgttgattttaGGAATCTGATGATATGGATTATGCGTGGCCCGGACCAAGATAACAAAGAGGACGTGTCCGGGAAATCGCTAACCTCTGCCATGACTCGAGGTTATGTTGATTTTATGCATCTTATTATTTTGGATGGTAGAGGTTATGTAGTTATGTCGTGGCCTGACAAAAATTAACCTAATCTAACTACTTAACCTAAATACCGTTTAGGGGTCACGGATTTTTAAATTGTTGGCCACCGTAGCCGTCCTCATGATCATTGTCGGAATGTTATAAGCCACAGACTTCTTTCCtgctccttttcttcttcttttttttttatgagaaCATTGAGAAGAGAAATTTTATTAGAAAACAGGAAAAAAGAACTCAAGCAATCTACCAATGGTAGACTAAAAAAAGAACTCAAATAAATTTCATTTTTTGATCATACGCGGAGGAGGGATTTACAGTCTAAAAAGAACGAGAAAAATTTAGAATTACTACttttttttgaagatttggtATAAAATCCGCTGACAGTAAACAACCGCAGTACTTCGGGCATTAAAACTAAGGTCCATGGTGATTAGTTCGTTACAAGAACATGTCCACATTTTAAAAGCAGTACCCGGTTCCTGCTTATCGTGGAAAAAAGATAGAGACATTGTACCTTAAAACCATATTTCTACGGGCCGCTTTGATTACATGGATCAGCCAGCATATTAAACGTATGGGTGTTTGCTGGTCTGTAGCAATTGCAAGGCGTTCGTCATTCCATGTAAGCAAATGCTATGAATAGGAAGCATTTTTATCCGTCGGAGCCAATTGACGCTCAAAGCTATGTTGTATATTAAGATTTGTATTCTTACTTACAAGATTATATTATTAATAAAGTATCCATCAATTCAGA
This genomic stretch from Papaver somniferum cultivar HN1 chromosome 5, ASM357369v1, whole genome shotgun sequence harbors:
- the LOC113281944 gene encoding 60S ribosomal protein L23, which gives rise to MAKRRGGTAGSKFRMSLGLPVAATVNCADNTGAKNLYIISVKGIKGRLNRLPSACVGDMVMATVKKGKPDLRKKVMPAVIVRQRKAWRRKDGVFMYFEDNAGVIVNPKGEMKGSAITGPIGKECADLWPRIASAANAIV